The Ananas comosus cultivar F153 linkage group 4, ASM154086v1, whole genome shotgun sequence region TTGGCTTTTAGGCAGAATTGTTATTTGAGTAATATTTGGCTTTTAGGAGCTCTCGACAGAACTCGGATGGAGGGCTCTTTAGCGAGCGCATTCTAAGGGCTACACGTTCACCACCACCCATATATACTTGCTTCTGTCGCTAATCTTGAAGTAGCAATTCTTACTCAGTTTAATTTAGTATTGGTGTCACTCTCCTCAGCAGATATCACTGAGGAGCGACtcattcaaattttgttttgaacttTCAACCATCTGTTCAACTTCACTATTTTTATAGTAGTGAAAAGTATCCCAAAATTTAGGCCGAACAACGTTAATTAGGCCTTCGGCATGTTTTAAGCATATAGATTTGGTGGAGCTTTGGAGTATACGATATGATTAAAAGTTGTTATTGCCTAATAAATTCACTTAGACCTTTATTATTTCGAATTGATTGAACAAATCTAGTGCAGTTTAGGCCCAGCCCAACGTAGCAGCTTACTGGATTCAACCtgatttgaggattttttttttctatttttttttataatttgaccATAGGCAAACCTGAAAACTATTTATTAGGAATTAAATTCACAGCGAGATACGGAACAcccacgaaaaaaaaaaaataaagaaagaaagaaaatcttATTGCCTCTGTTTCCGATGTTGTATACTTGCGCGTACACGGCGAACTGCAGCGGTAAAGCAGAGCATCGTAGCCAATCACATTCACTTTTTGCTTTGTACTAAAACAGAATTGCTCTCATGTACATTTTATTaagtgataaaatttatatttatctacttaaagaagaaaaataaagtgaaTAACCCTTCGCCCTCGACGATGCCAtatgaaaattaatattaattttaaaagacaACACAATGGGGCTATGCACACTTTCATTTTTTTGGAGGCATACATGTAAAAATAAAGCACATCTGAAACAATAGTTGATCAGGAGAACGAGCCACGATTCAACAAGCTCAACAGTTTATGAGACACCAGCGATGAGTGAGCAGAAAACGACAAGAGTAATTTAAGATCACAGAAACAACAAGAGTAATTTAAGATCACACAATCTTAATAGCTTCACGGACGCTGTGTATATAATAAATCCACCTCTATTTCATATACATAACAAAAAGCGGGAGAAATTACAACACCGAGAAGAGAAATACAACCTAAAATCTCAAACTAACCATCAATCCACGAGCCGTAAGAACAACCCCAGAAACAATAACAACAAGACAACGTAATATCATACATCGATAAAGAATTGCAGGCTATGAGATGGCTCATCGACTCTGTTGATTTTAAAATCTGCAATTTCTGATTATAATCAAAGCATATACATGTGGAGAGAACGACGGCGGGCCAATTGGCAAATATCATTAAAAGCCTTGAAAGGCTTCTGCAGATAGCAGTCGCCTTGTGGTCGGAGCTGGTGGTGCCAATCCAGGTATATCTCTGATGTTCTTGTTGTTTGGGTGTACAATCTGAAAAGTCGACAAAGAAAAAATACTGATTATTATTTGGAGAAACCAATCATGGAAACAACACAGGAATACATGCAGAATAAAATTATTGGCAAATTTGATATCATGTTAGCAAAGAAAGATGGATACGTCAAAATTTTCCATGTCTCTGTTGGGAGCTGATTATATAAATAACCATAAGGCAAAAATGTCAACCAGCAATTGAACGAAGGGTTGACATTGCAAGAAATTAGTTCAAGAAAAAGTCTAAGTGGAAgattaacaattaaattttaactgcAGAAAGTTCGTTCCTGCCAGTGTGTTTTACCCtttgataaattaataaatagaacTCCAGATACTGTAGCATATATACATTCATAATACTAAGGGACCACCATTGAGACCATAGAAGTAGGGACATTGGTCTATGCGAGCTTACTTACAACGTCGGTGCATTAAGTTAATTTCCAAGTCAATAATTTGAACTAAGAACAGAGAAACATGATAAAGATCTAATCCTGATATATGACAAGAAGTTGATAATATGCACCTTCACAATGATGATTGCAATAACACCACAAACGATCAAAAACAGGAAAAACATAATGCATTTATCAGTAGCCACCTGCAAGTTTACAGATAAGGTTGTTTAGACAGGTATATACAGGAGAAGTTGAAATATGTGATTGTGCATGGTAGTATTTAATAAGCTCACCTGCCTACCAATCTCTTTCACCAGTTGAGAAGCCTTCTTAATCGAGAACTGAATAGTATCAAGTTCATTGACAATGCGACCCATTTGTTCAGTCTGCAAATCATAGAACAAACTTCTATGAGGCAGGAAAATGTTCAAGAGTGAACGAGTCCCTAAGAGATATTAGACTTGTTGGGTACGCTTGATATTAATGTCAAAAATTTCTATACAGGCCTGTCCCGGGCCAAACTAGCAATCAGGTAAGCTAGCTCCATTTATAACCAATATATTTCAGATATTACAGAATCTACTTACTTGTCCCTTAAGGTTTGCAGCAGTCTGAGCTCCAACGTCAATAGTTTGCTCAACAACCTACAATTCAACTTTCACATGAGAGttaggagagagaaaatgataGGACAATGCAAGTTGATACTATACCATTTTTGAGCGTTCAATAGCTTGATCAGTCTcatccatcttcttccttcCAGCATCAATAAGCTCTTGATTAGACATTTCTGCAAGACAGACAGAACATGCTTTCATTCTTATTCAGATGCTAGAAGGTAAACCTCCAACCAATGTTATAGAGAAAATTAATGACACACTTCGAC contains the following coding sequences:
- the LOC109709340 gene encoding novel plant SNARE 13-like isoform X1, coding for MASGVAMSAELEQLDGEIQDIFRALQNGFQKLDKIKDANRQSKHLEELTGQMRECKRLIKEFDRVFKEEESRNPPDVNKQLNERKQSMIKELNSYVALRKTYQSSLGNKRVELFDMGAGGSDAVPDDNVRLASEMSNQELIDAGRKKMDETDQAIERSKMVVEQTIDVGAQTAANLKGQTEQMGRIVNELDTIQFSIKKASQLVKEIGRQVATDKCIMFFLFLIVCGVIAIIIVKIVHPNNKNIRDIPGLAPPAPTTRRLLSAEAFQGF